The Kribbella sp. NBC_00662 nucleotide sequence GACGATCCGCGGCGTGACGCATCCGGTCACGGTGCCGTTCGAGCTGACCGGTACGGCGGACGGCGTCGCCTTCGCCGCGACCCTGACCATCGAGCGCGCCCGCTGGCGGGTGAACTGGAACGCGTTCACCACCGCCTTGGTCAGCCCGACCGTCGTCCTCGACCTCCAGGTGGTTGTCGCTGGTTAGTCCTCACAGGCGATGCCGTCGTGGTCGGCGTCGAGACGGTAGATGTCGGAGCCGAGGACCTCGATCGGCCCAGCGACGTACTCCGGCCCGTTTCCGCTGCCACCCGAGCAGTCGACGTCACTGGCGATCGGGACGCAACCGGAGTAGTTCGGGTCACAACCCGACGACTCCTGCTCCGGCTCGTCGACCTTGGTCCCCACGGCCGTGATCTGCGTCCGCGGCTCCTTGGCAACCTCCTGCCGCACCAGATGCTTCGCCGTCTGCACGCCATCCACCAGCGTGACGCGGTAGGTGAGGCGACGCGTCCCATTCACCCCCTTGGTCCGCACCTCCTTCTCACCCTTCGGCAACGAGTCATCCGTAACCGTCTTCTTCTTGAACGCAATAACCCGAACCTCAACGACCTCCTTGGTCGTGACCACCGGCGTGGCCTTGGTGACCGGTTTGGGCACGCTCGTCGGCTGACTCGCCGTCGCTGTCTCTGTCGCTGCCTCTGTCGGCGTCGGCGTCGTGCTGACGCGAACACTCGCAATCGCGGCCGGCTGATCCACCCCCGCCCCCGAGCCCGCCCCACACCCAACGACCAACACACCAACCGCTACGACCACCGCAGCCCGAACAACCAACACGGCACTCCCCCCAACCCGCCGTCGGTTCCCCCCGCGGCAGGATTGTCACCACCCGGACACCCCGAGCGAATTCCGATCTGTACCACCACCCCCACCCACACCGCGAGGCCAAGCCCCTCCATCCCCCCAAACCGCATCACTTCCGTGACCTACCGCGCAGTACCCCCACTCCCACCCCCGCCCCCCCACTACCCACCGTAAGCACCCCACCCCCACCCCCACCAAGCATTCCCACCCCAAACCTGACACACTGTTCCCCTCACCAACTGAGGGCCTCTAGCTCAACTGGCAGAGCAGCGGACTTTTAATCCGCGGGTTGTGGGTTCGAGTCCCACGGGGCCTACCAGTCCCTTGTATGAGTCCGGGTCGTCCTTGACGGGTGGCTTGGGCTCCTGCTTACGCGGCTGCGGTAGATGCTTGACCGTGGCTTCGGTTGTTTCTTCACACTTGACTCATGTTCCGGGAGTTGAGTTGCAGCACCAGGTTGTACTCGCGGTGTTGTCTGAAGCGGCTGTATCACGCCAGTCGGTGCATACCTGGCTGCGGCGTTACGAGGGCTTGGCCGGGTTGGTGACGCGGTCGCGCGGGCCGGCCGATGTGGCCGAGTTCCGCACCGACCGCATCTTCCGGGACCTGGCGACCTGGCCACCGCCCGGGAGCAGGCTGTAGAACGAGCTGTCGGTCGACCAGCTTCTCGACCTGTCCTACGCCCCGCCCCTCGGAAGCCTTGGGGTGTGATCCAGCTCGCCGCGCAGGGCTGGCCGGCAGTGCGATAGCTAGTCAGCGGCGGATGTAGTCGACGGGGATCCGCTGTACTGCGAAGAGCAGTAGACCTGCCAGTGCGCACGCCGCGGCGACCAGTAGGACGAGGGTCTGGTAGCCCAGTGTGGCGGCGAGCAGCGCGCCGCCGAGTGGTGCGGTGGCTTTGGCGATCAGGATCGGGGCGGCCAGGGTGCCGGCGATGGTGCCGTAGCTGGTGGCGCCGTACCGCTGGAGCAGGATCGCGGGCGTGGCGATCGACGCGACCCCGAAACCGAGTCCGAACAGGACGAGGCAGGCGATCGCACCGAGTAGGTGTCGTCCGACGACTGGCAGCAGTGACATTGCCACGCCTTGGCCGATCAGGACGAGCCCGACGATCGTGGCCATTGGCAACCATCGGGTCGAGAGCGTGGTGACGACGCGGCCGGTCACCGACAACAGCCCGAGCAGGCCGGCTAGCGTGGCCGCGACGACGGCCGGATGGCCGAGGGTGGTCAGGTACTGGACCAGGTGGACGGCGATCACGGCCAGCGCCGCCCCGTGGAGCACGAAGGTTGCTGCGAGCAACCAGAAGGCGGGATCGCGCAGTACCCAGGTCGGTGAGCTGCGGAGGCGCCGTTCGTGATGAGGGGCGGCTGCGGTACGGCGGAGCCCGATTGCGTGCAGCGGAATGGTGACTGCTGCCAGCGCGATCGCGAGTACGGCGAGCGTCGGCCGCCACTCGATCCGGTCGACCAGCTGCCCGGTGAGCGGGATGAAGATCGAGCTGGCGAATCCGGCGACGAGTGTGATGCCCAGGAGTGCTTTCGCTCGCCGCTGCGGCTCCGTGGCCGCCACGACGACAGCGAATGCCGGCTCATAGAGCACCATGGCTGAGGCCACACCGACAAAGACGAACACGACGTACAGCTGCAGCGCGTTGTGGACCTGGGACCATCCGAGCACCGCGACGGATCCGACCACCGACCCAGCGGTCATCAGGGCATGTCCACCTCGAGCATCGAGCCAGCGCCCGACCGGAATCGACAGCAGGCCCGACACCAGGACAGCCGTGGTGAGCGCACCCGCAGCCGTGGTGTGAGAGATCCCGAGGTCGGTGCTCATCGGGCCGAGGATCACGCTGAAGGCGTAGTACAGAACGCCGTACCCGACGGTCTGCGTGATGGCGAGCGAGCCGATGAGCCGGCGCGGTCCGGGGCTGGCCGTGACAGCCGGCCCCGGAGACGCGGTCATCAGTTGCAGCAGCCGGACTGGGTGGTCGTCGGCTCAGGCTCGATCACGGTGAGCAGACCGCCGCTGATGCCGGTGGCGAGTCCTCGGCTCACCGGCGCCTCGAGGCTGATCGGTGCCGGCCCGCAGCAGCTGCCCGCGGACTCGTCGGCGGAGTCGCCGTAGGCGAGGTTCGATGAGCACACGCCGGTCTCGGGCAGGTTCAGCTGGACGTCACGCGCAGCCTCCCAGTCGCCGGCCAGCGCGGCCACGACCGAACGCGCTTGCTCGTAGCCGGTGGCCAGCAGGAACGTCGGCGCCCGACCGTAGGACTTCGCGCCGACCGCGTAGTACCCGGGCTCGGGGTGCTGGAGTTCGTCGACGCCGTGCGGCGGGACGGTCCCACAGGAGTGCTGGTTCGGGTCGATCAACGGCGCCAGCGCCCGCGTCGAACCCAGGATCGGGTCGAGATCCAGCCGCAGCTCGCCGACCATGTCGTGGTCGGGGCGGAAACCGGTCGAGTTCACCACCGTGTCGACCACGACCTGCTGGTCCCCGGCCGTCAACGCGACCCGTCCGTCGGGCGTACGTGCCAGCGACTCGGTCCGGAAGCTGCTCACCAGTTCGACGCGCCCCGACTGCACCAGCCGCTTCAGCCGTGTGCCCAGCGCTCCCCGCGCGGGGAGCTCGTCCGCGTCGCCGCCGCCGTACGTCCGTGCCTGGTCCGTGCCGCGGACCACCCACACCACCTCGGTGCCCGGCTCGTGGTCGACCAGCTCTCCCAGTTCGAGCAGTGTCGTCGCCGCCGAGTGTCCAGCGCCGACAACCGCCGTACGACGGCCCGCGAAGCGCTCACGGTCGCGGCCGAACACGTCCGGCAGCGCGTGTGAGATCGCGTCGGCCACGTCACTTTCACCGCGCGCTGGGATGCCCGATGCGCCAAGGACGTTCGGGCGGCGCCAGGTGCCGGCTGCGTCGATCACGGCGGATGCCAGCACTTCCTCGCCGTCCGCGAGACGCAGGAGGAACGGCGCCGTCTCCCGGCCGGCCGTACGGATCCGGTCGTATCCGACCCGAGTCACCGCGACGACTTCAGCGCCGTACCGAACCCTGTCGGCCAACGTTTTGGCGA carries:
- a CDS encoding FAD-dependent oxidoreductase, producing MTELVTGPVVVIGAGPVGLAAAAHLAERGVEFLVLESGPSVAAAIDEWRHVKLFSPWRYDIDSAARRLLEASDWIEPNLDELPTGGDLIDDYLAPLAKTLADRVRYGAEVVAVTRVGYDRIRTAGRETAPFLLRLADGEEVLASAVIDAAGTWRRPNVLGASGIPARGESDVADAISHALPDVFGRDRERFAGRRTAVVGAGHSAATTLLELGELVDHEPGTEVVWVVRGTDQARTYGGGDADELPARGALGTRLKRLVQSGRVELVSSFRTESLARTPDGRVALTAGDQQVVVDTVVNSTGFRPDHDMVGELRLDLDPILGSTRALAPLIDPNQHSCGTVPPHGVDELQHPEPGYYAVGAKSYGRAPTFLLATGYEQARSVVAALAGDWEAARDVQLNLPETGVCSSNLAYGDSADESAGSCCGPAPISLEAPVSRGLATGISGGLLTVIEPEPTTTQSGCCN
- a CDS encoding G5 domain-containing protein; the protein is MPKPVTKATPVVTTKEVVEVRVIAFKKKTVTDDSLPKGEKEVRTKGVNGTRRLTYRVTLVDGVQTAKHLVRQEVAKEPRTQITAVGTKVDEPEQESSGCDPNYSGCVPIASDVDCSGGSGNGPEYVAGPIEVLGSDIYRLDADHDGIACED
- a CDS encoding MFS transporter — protein: MTASPGPAVTASPGPRRLIGSLAITQTVGYGVLYYAFSVILGPMSTDLGISHTTAAGALTTAVLVSGLLSIPVGRWLDARGGHALMTAGSVVGSVAVLGWSQVHNALQLYVVFVFVGVASAMVLYEPAFAVVVAATEPQRRAKALLGITLVAGFASSIFIPLTGQLVDRIEWRPTLAVLAIALAAVTIPLHAIGLRRTAAAPHHERRLRSSPTWVLRDPAFWLLAATFVLHGAALAVIAVHLVQYLTTLGHPAVVAATLAGLLGLLSVTGRVVTTLSTRWLPMATIVGLVLIGQGVAMSLLPVVGRHLLGAIACLVLFGLGFGVASIATPAILLQRYGATSYGTIAGTLAAPILIAKATAPLGGALLAATLGYQTLVLLVAAACALAGLLLFAVQRIPVDYIRR